In Nocardioides sp. JQ2195, a genomic segment contains:
- the phoU gene encoding phosphate signaling complex protein PhoU yields the protein MRDAFHDELESIFTDLAAIARQVQVAVSRATQALLDGDVQIAEEVISADAQIDLAREAVEDKSFELLSLQQPVAGDLRTVVAALRMVAELERMGDLSVHVAKIARLRVPKIAVPDQAEPTIRRMAALAEIMTVKVAAIIEERDVEGAAALSSEDDEMDALRRSSLRELLSADWPHGVEPAVDLALLGRYYERIADHAVSVANRVVFVVTGEVVPVD from the coding sequence ATGCGTGACGCCTTCCATGACGAACTCGAGTCCATATTCACTGACCTGGCCGCGATTGCCCGCCAGGTCCAGGTTGCGGTGTCGCGAGCCACCCAGGCGCTTCTCGACGGTGACGTCCAGATCGCCGAGGAGGTGATCAGCGCCGACGCCCAGATCGACCTCGCTCGTGAAGCGGTGGAGGACAAGTCCTTCGAGCTGCTCTCCCTGCAGCAGCCGGTGGCCGGAGACCTGCGCACCGTCGTCGCCGCGCTGCGGATGGTCGCCGAGCTGGAGCGGATGGGTGACCTGTCCGTGCACGTCGCCAAGATCGCCCGGCTGCGTGTCCCCAAGATCGCGGTCCCGGACCAGGCCGAGCCGACCATCCGGCGGATGGCGGCGCTCGCGGAGATCATGACCGTCAAGGTGGCCGCCATCATCGAGGAGCGCGACGTCGAAGGAGCCGCCGCGCTCAGCAGCGAGGACGACGAGATGGACGCCCTGCGCCGCAGCTCCCTGCGTGAGCTGCTCAGCGCCGACTGGCCGCACGGCGTCGAGCCGGCGGTCGACCTGGCCCTGCTCGGCCGCTACTACGAGCGGATCGCCGACCACGCCGTCTCCGTGGCGAACCGGGTGGTCTTCGTGGTCACCGGCGAGGTCGTCCCGGTCGACTGA
- a CDS encoding DMT family transporter, with product MTTTPALQRTWLPGAAAAFTLVCWASAFVAIRHLGHEVTPGALTIGRLGIASVVLGLMVFRRPRTWPRGGEWVLLVACGVMWFGIYNLALNEAERRIDAGTAAMLIQIGPLLVALLAAVFLDERLTRWLVIGIAIGFAGVAIIALANDQSGDRDLWGVLLTVLAAITYGIGVVCQKPLTRRLHPFEITFLACVMGLLTASPFTGEFVDLVQHGSTESWLWILYLGVFPTALAFSTWAFALTHMDAGRLAITTFLVPVIAIALAAVLLGETPPALAYVGGLLCVVGVLVSRRRTRVREPLVDVPEEQPV from the coding sequence GTGACGACAACACCCGCGCTCCAGCGCACCTGGCTCCCCGGCGCTGCGGCCGCCTTCACCCTCGTCTGCTGGGCCTCGGCGTTCGTCGCGATCCGCCACCTCGGCCACGAGGTCACGCCCGGCGCACTGACCATCGGCCGCCTGGGGATCGCCTCGGTCGTGCTCGGGCTGATGGTCTTCCGCCGGCCCCGGACGTGGCCGAGAGGCGGTGAGTGGGTGCTGCTCGTCGCCTGTGGCGTCATGTGGTTCGGGATCTACAACCTGGCCCTGAACGAGGCCGAGCGGCGCATCGACGCCGGCACCGCCGCCATGTTGATCCAGATCGGTCCCCTGCTGGTGGCCCTGCTGGCCGCGGTCTTCCTCGACGAGCGCCTGACCCGCTGGTTGGTGATCGGCATCGCGATCGGCTTCGCCGGCGTGGCGATCATCGCGCTCGCCAACGACCAGTCCGGCGACCGCGACCTCTGGGGAGTCCTGCTCACCGTGCTCGCGGCGATCACCTACGGCATCGGCGTGGTCTGCCAGAAGCCCCTGACCCGGCGCCTGCACCCCTTCGAGATCACCTTCCTGGCCTGCGTGATGGGCCTGCTCACCGCCTCGCCGTTCACCGGGGAGTTCGTCGACCTGGTCCAGCACGGGAGCACCGAGTCCTGGTTGTGGATCCTCTACCTCGGTGTCTTCCCGACCGCACTCGCGTTCAGCACCTGGGCCTTCGCGTTGACCCACATGGACGCCGGCCGGCTGGCGATCACGACGTTCCTGGTGCCGGTGATCGCCATCGCGCTGGCCGCCGTGCTCCTCGGGGAGACACCGCCCGCCCTCGCGTACGTCGGTGGGTTGCTGTGCGTGGTCGGGGTGCTCGTCTCGCGTCGGCGTACCCGGGTGCGCGAGCCGCTGGTCGACGTACCGGAGGAACAGCCGGTCTGA
- a CDS encoding M4 family metallopeptidase — translation MSHNLISRRRRTLVASATIALMCLAPNAQASGGDHDVQKPRQDHASDTQAANRNADKTITVKEQKRLISAAKKNEAAVARQIGLPGSQGLRATDVVQDADGAQHTRYQRTYQGMRVIGGDMIVHTDAKGAVQDVQHASRQKVAPASTTAKVSRATAIRKAERTATFKATSSSSVLVVFAGDNGERLAYDTVVKGVKKDQTPSRLHVVVDAQTGKTLASWDEIHSADGEGIFVGTVDIDTRSTGSGYEMVDTVRGNGRTIDLRNAQSGGTVMTDSDDHWGNGTMSDPDSAGVDAHYGAAQTWDYFLDKHGRHGIFDDGVGVPSRVHYGNNYVNAFWDGQQMTYGDGDGNQNPLTELDVAGHEMSHGVTEATAGLVYYGDAGGLNESTSDIFGTSVEFNANNAADVGDYLIGEEIDINGNGTPLRYMDKPSRDGASYDCWTSSMGNDDPHYTSGPGNHFFYLASEGSGSKVINGVSYNSPTCDGSSFDGIGRDKVEQVWFKALDAYMTSTTTYPEARDATVRAAMDIYGADSPECAGVEAAWDGVDVPQNDFACSSDGGTDPDPDPGTGECADLALSESGTLSRSNDYEYEPGSSGYYTSSSAGTHTACIDGPDGTDFDLYLEKWNGSQWVRVASSLSSGSHEEISYSGTAGSYSYVVQSYRGSGSYTMRYAKP, via the coding sequence ATGAGTCACAACCTCATCTCGCGCCGGCGCCGCACACTGGTGGCCTCGGCGACGATCGCCCTCATGTGCCTGGCGCCGAACGCGCAGGCGTCCGGCGGCGACCACGATGTGCAGAAGCCTCGTCAGGACCACGCCTCCGACACCCAGGCAGCCAACCGCAACGCCGACAAGACGATCACGGTCAAGGAGCAGAAGCGGCTCATCTCCGCGGCGAAGAAGAACGAGGCCGCGGTGGCCAGGCAGATCGGCCTGCCTGGCAGCCAGGGCCTGCGCGCCACCGACGTCGTGCAGGACGCCGACGGGGCCCAGCACACCCGCTACCAGCGCACCTATCAGGGCATGCGCGTCATCGGCGGCGACATGATCGTCCACACCGACGCCAAGGGTGCGGTCCAGGACGTCCAGCACGCATCGCGCCAGAAGGTCGCGCCGGCCAGCACCACCGCCAAGGTCAGCAGGGCCACCGCGATCAGGAAGGCCGAGCGCACCGCGACGTTCAAGGCGACCAGCTCGTCCTCCGTGCTGGTGGTCTTCGCCGGCGACAACGGCGAACGACTCGCCTACGACACCGTCGTCAAGGGCGTGAAGAAGGACCAGACCCCGAGCCGTCTGCACGTCGTCGTCGACGCCCAGACCGGCAAGACCCTGGCCTCGTGGGACGAGATCCACAGCGCCGACGGTGAAGGCATCTTCGTCGGCACCGTCGACATCGACACCCGGTCCACCGGCAGCGGCTACGAGATGGTCGACACCGTGCGCGGCAACGGCCGCACCATCGACCTGAGGAACGCGCAGTCCGGCGGCACGGTGATGACCGACTCCGACGACCACTGGGGCAACGGCACGATGAGCGACCCCGACTCTGCTGGTGTCGACGCGCACTACGGTGCCGCGCAGACGTGGGACTACTTCCTCGACAAGCACGGCCGTCACGGCATCTTCGACGACGGCGTCGGTGTGCCGTCCCGGGTGCACTACGGCAACAACTACGTCAACGCCTTCTGGGACGGCCAGCAGATGACGTACGGCGACGGGGACGGCAACCAGAACCCGCTCACCGAGCTCGACGTGGCCGGCCACGAGATGAGCCACGGCGTCACCGAGGCCACGGCCGGTCTCGTCTACTACGGCGACGCCGGCGGCCTCAACGAGTCCACCAGCGACATCTTCGGGACCTCGGTCGAGTTCAACGCCAACAACGCGGCGGACGTCGGTGACTACCTCATCGGCGAGGAGATCGACATCAACGGCAACGGCACCCCGCTGCGCTACATGGACAAGCCGTCGCGTGACGGTGCCAGCTATGACTGCTGGACCTCCTCCATGGGCAACGACGACCCGCACTACACCTCGGGTCCGGGCAACCACTTCTTCTACCTGGCCTCGGAGGGCTCGGGATCGAAGGTGATCAACGGGGTGAGCTACAACAGCCCGACGTGTGACGGTTCGTCGTTCGACGGCATCGGTCGCGACAAGGTCGAGCAGGTCTGGTTCAAGGCGCTGGACGCCTACATGACGTCGACGACCACCTACCCCGAGGCGCGCGACGCCACGGTCCGGGCGGCGATGGACATCTACGGGGCCGACAGCCCCGAGTGCGCCGGTGTCGAAGCGGCGTGGGACGGGGTCGACGTACCCCAGAACGACTTCGCCTGCAGCAGCGACGGCGGAACCGACCCCGACCCCGACCCGGGCACGGGTGAGTGCGCGGACCTCGCGCTCAGCGAGAGCGGCACCCTGAGCCGCAGCAACGACTACGAGTACGAGCCGGGCAGCAGTGGCTACTACACGTCGTCCAGCGCAGGCACGCACACCGCCTGCATCGACGGTCCGGACGGCACCGACTTCGACCTCTACCTCGAGAAGTGGAACGGGAGCCAGTGGGTGCGGGTCGCCTCCAGCCTGTCCTCCGGCTCCCACGAGGAGATCAGCTACAGCGGCACAGCGGGTTCCTACTCGTACGTCGTGCAGTCCTACCGCGGCAGCGGCAGCTACACGATGAGGTACGCCAAGCCCTGA
- a CDS encoding phosphoglyceromutase → MAHTLVLLRHGESEWNAKNLFTGWVDVALTEKGRAEAVRGGEQLKAAGLLPDVVHTSLQRRAINTAALALDAADRHWIPVKRNWRLNERHYGALQGKDKKQTLAEFGEEQFMTWRRSFDTPPPPLDDDSEFSQVGDPRYADLGDEMPRTECLKDVIARLLPYWESDITPDLKADKTVLIAAHGNSLRAIVKHLDGISDDDIAGLNIPTGMPLVYRLDADLEPTVTGGEYLDPEAAAAAAAAVANQGR, encoded by the coding sequence ATGGCCCACACGCTGGTCCTGCTCCGCCACGGCGAGAGCGAGTGGAACGCGAAGAACCTGTTCACCGGCTGGGTCGACGTGGCGCTCACCGAGAAGGGTCGCGCCGAGGCCGTTCGTGGCGGCGAGCAGTTGAAGGCTGCCGGCCTGCTGCCCGACGTCGTGCACACCTCGCTGCAGCGCCGCGCGATCAACACCGCGGCGCTCGCCCTCGACGCCGCCGATCGCCACTGGATCCCGGTCAAGCGCAACTGGCGGCTCAACGAGCGGCACTACGGCGCCCTGCAGGGCAAGGACAAGAAGCAGACCCTCGCCGAGTTCGGCGAGGAGCAGTTCATGACCTGGCGGCGCTCCTTCGACACTCCCCCGCCGCCGCTCGACGACGACTCCGAGTTCTCCCAGGTCGGCGACCCCCGATACGCCGACCTCGGCGACGAGATGCCCCGCACGGAGTGCCTCAAGGACGTCATCGCTCGGCTGCTCCCCTACTGGGAGTCCGACATCACGCCCGACCTGAAGGCCGACAAGACCGTGCTGATCGCGGCCCACGGCAACAGCCTGCGCGCCATCGTCAAGCACCTCGACGGCATCAGTGACGACGACATCGCGGGGCTCAACATCCCGACCGGCATGCCGCTGGTCTATCGCCTCGACGCTGACCTCGAGCCGACGGTCACGGGTGGCGAGTACCTCGACCCCGAGGCCGCAGCAGCAGCCGCAGCAGCCGTGGCCAACCAGGGCCGCTGA
- a CDS encoding nitrate/nitrite transporter gives MTTTSAPDPGVPTEAMKGGTWIEDWRPEDPAFWGAGGATVARRNLLWSIFSEHLGFSVWLLWSVTAAMLVQVGFAFTTSQLFVLVAVPNLVGALVRLPYTFAVPRFGGRNWTVVSASLLLVPTLLFAHFVQRPGTPYWVFVLVAATAGLGGGNFASSMSNINFFYPTARKGAALGLNAAGGNLGVAVIQLFLPVVVGGAGLFGLVRAAEGGPALQRAGHLYAALALVGALCAWLFMNNLTMARSRPQLGVLRHRHTWVVSFLYIGTFGSFIGYSAALPLLIKLNFWVPTTDGSGAGIDFAHYAFLGALVGSVARPYGGWLADKYGGARVTAASFVAMIAATLAVLWSLSQLTPNPVASAAIARENQEWFPWFLPFFLLVFVATGIGNGSTYRMIPLIWRRRAVDRTASGTPERESALAGATRESSAVIGIAGAVGAIGGFLVPMTFGAPWVADPAAAVRGAFVAFASFYGLCLAVTWFCFLRRGFLVDRVPSLAGAGI, from the coding sequence GTGACCACCACCTCCGCGCCCGATCCCGGCGTACCCACCGAAGCCATGAAGGGCGGCACCTGGATCGAGGACTGGCGCCCCGAGGACCCGGCCTTCTGGGGTGCCGGGGGCGCCACGGTGGCCCGGCGCAACCTGCTCTGGTCGATCTTCTCCGAGCACCTCGGCTTCTCGGTATGGCTGCTGTGGAGCGTCACGGCGGCGATGCTGGTGCAGGTCGGCTTCGCGTTCACCACCTCCCAGCTCTTCGTGCTGGTCGCGGTGCCGAACCTGGTGGGCGCCCTGGTCCGGCTCCCCTACACCTTCGCCGTGCCGAGGTTCGGTGGCCGCAACTGGACCGTCGTCAGTGCCTCCCTGCTGCTGGTGCCCACGCTGCTGTTCGCGCACTTCGTGCAGCGACCGGGCACGCCGTACTGGGTGTTCGTGCTGGTCGCGGCGACCGCCGGGCTGGGTGGCGGCAACTTCGCCTCGTCCATGTCGAACATCAACTTCTTCTACCCGACAGCACGCAAGGGAGCGGCGCTCGGGCTGAACGCAGCCGGGGGGAACCTCGGGGTCGCAGTCATCCAGCTCTTCCTCCCGGTCGTCGTCGGCGGCGCCGGCCTCTTTGGGCTGGTCCGTGCCGCCGAGGGCGGACCGGCCCTGCAACGAGCCGGACACCTGTACGCCGCCCTGGCGCTCGTCGGCGCCCTGTGCGCGTGGCTGTTCATGAACAACCTGACGATGGCTCGTTCCCGTCCCCAGCTCGGTGTGCTGCGGCACCGGCACACCTGGGTGGTGTCGTTCCTCTACATCGGGACCTTCGGTTCGTTCATCGGCTACTCGGCGGCCCTGCCGCTGCTGATCAAGCTCAACTTCTGGGTGCCCACCACCGACGGCTCCGGCGCCGGCATCGACTTCGCCCACTACGCGTTCCTCGGTGCCCTGGTCGGCTCGGTCGCCCGTCCGTACGGCGGGTGGCTGGCCGACAAGTACGGCGGGGCACGCGTCACCGCGGCCTCCTTCGTGGCGATGATCGCGGCAACCCTTGCGGTGCTGTGGTCGCTGTCCCAGCTGACCCCCAACCCTGTGGCGTCGGCGGCCATCGCCCGGGAGAACCAGGAGTGGTTCCCCTGGTTCCTCCCCTTCTTCCTGCTCGTCTTCGTGGCGACCGGCATCGGCAACGGGTCGACCTACCGGATGATCCCGTTGATCTGGCGCAGGCGAGCCGTCGACCGCACCGCCTCGGGCACTCCGGAGCGGGAGTCGGCGTTGGCGGGGGCCACCCGGGAGTCCTCGGCGGTGATCGGGATCGCCGGCGCGGTCGGAGCGATCGGTGGCTTCCTGGTCCCGATGACGTTCGGTGCGCCCTGGGTGGCGGACCCGGCTGCGGCGGTGCGTGGCGCCTTCGTGGCGTTCGCGTCGTTCTACGGCCTCTGCCTGGCGGTGACCTGGTTCTGCTTCCTGCGCCGGGGGTTCCTGGTCGACCGGGTGCCGAGCCTGGCGGGCGCGGGCATCTGA
- a CDS encoding ATP-binding protein — protein MTTPQTILFALLIGLFVAGVVLAFVLSERQQQRIPDSAEPPVPSGVAAVLSVLRSSAVVLNEADEVLKASAPAYALGLVQGNQIKDAALVDVVHQVRRDGQIRETELVMARTASSPARHVTARIAPLGTRQILVLVDDRTRERRVEAIRRDFVANVSHELKTPIGAVRILAEAVQDASDDPEAVERFAGRMIVESERLARLVQQIIELSRLQGDDPLDEPMPVEVDAIISTAVDTVAIDAQSRGLSVIASGDKGLQVVGNAEQIAVAVGNLVANAVNYSPDRSAVLVSARANEDSVDIAVTDQGIGIPQDEIDRIFERFYRVDPARHRSTGGTGLGLSIVKHVAATHGGDIRVWSAEGQGSTFTLSLPRKKQEALP, from the coding sequence GTGACCACACCGCAGACGATCCTGTTTGCGCTGCTCATCGGGCTCTTCGTGGCGGGCGTCGTGCTGGCCTTCGTGCTGAGCGAGAGGCAGCAGCAACGCATCCCGGACAGCGCCGAGCCACCGGTCCCGTCCGGCGTGGCTGCCGTGCTCTCCGTCCTGCGCTCGAGCGCGGTCGTCCTCAACGAGGCGGACGAGGTCCTCAAGGCCAGCGCGCCGGCGTACGCCCTGGGACTGGTGCAGGGCAACCAGATCAAGGACGCTGCCCTGGTCGACGTGGTGCACCAGGTGCGGCGCGACGGACAGATCCGCGAGACCGAGCTGGTGATGGCGCGTACGGCGTCCTCGCCCGCTCGGCACGTCACCGCGCGGATCGCGCCGCTCGGCACCCGGCAGATCCTGGTGCTGGTCGACGACCGCACCCGTGAACGCCGCGTGGAGGCGATCCGGCGCGACTTCGTGGCCAACGTCAGCCACGAGCTCAAGACCCCGATCGGCGCCGTCCGCATCCTGGCCGAGGCCGTGCAGGACGCCTCCGACGACCCCGAGGCCGTCGAGCGCTTCGCCGGCCGGATGATCGTCGAGAGCGAGCGGCTGGCCCGGCTGGTGCAACAGATCATCGAGCTGTCCCGACTGCAGGGCGACGACCCGCTGGACGAGCCGATGCCCGTCGAGGTCGATGCCATCATCAGCACCGCGGTCGACACCGTGGCCATCGACGCCCAGTCGCGCGGGCTCTCGGTGATCGCGTCCGGTGACAAGGGCCTGCAGGTCGTCGGCAACGCGGAGCAGATCGCGGTCGCCGTGGGCAACCTGGTCGCCAACGCCGTCAACTACTCACCCGATCGCTCCGCGGTCCTGGTCTCCGCGCGCGCCAACGAGGACAGCGTCGACATCGCGGTCACCGATCAGGGCATCGGCATCCCCCAGGACGAGATCGACCGAATCTTCGAGCGGTTCTACCGGGTCGACCCGGCCCGGCACCGCTCGACAGGTGGCACAGGCCTCGGTCTGTCCATCGTCAAGCACGTCGCGGCCACCCACGGTGGAGACATCCGCGTATGGTCCGCCGAGGGACAGGGCTCCACCTTCACCCTGTCGCTCCCCAGGAAAAAGCAGGAGGCACTTCCGTGA
- a CDS encoding CarD family transcriptional regulator, translating into MTFTVGETVVYPNHGAAVIEDIETRTIKGEDREYLVLRIVAQQDLVVRVPACNLDLVGVRDVVDKEGLDRVFDVLRAAHVEEPTNWSRRYKANLEKLHSGDVMKVAEVVRDLWRRERDRGLSAGEKRMLAKARQILVSELALAEHTNEDKAEALLDEVLAS; encoded by the coding sequence ATGACATTCACCGTCGGCGAAACGGTTGTTTACCCGAATCACGGAGCCGCTGTCATCGAGGACATCGAGACGCGCACCATCAAGGGGGAAGACAGGGAATACCTGGTTCTCCGCATCGTCGCTCAGCAGGACCTCGTGGTCCGGGTTCCTGCGTGCAATCTCGACCTGGTCGGGGTTCGCGACGTCGTGGACAAGGAGGGACTCGACCGCGTGTTCGACGTCCTCCGTGCCGCGCACGTCGAGGAGCCGACCAACTGGTCCCGCCGCTACAAGGCGAACCTCGAGAAGCTGCACTCGGGCGACGTGATGAAGGTGGCCGAGGTCGTCCGCGACCTGTGGCGCCGTGAGCGTGACCGCGGCCTGTCGGCCGGAGAGAAGCGGATGCTGGCCAAGGCGCGCCAGATCCTCGTCTCCGAGCTGGCCCTGGCAGAACACACCAACGAGGACAAGGCAGAGGCTCTCCTGGACGAAGTCCTGGCCTCCTGA
- a CDS encoding UbiA family prenyltransferase encodes MPAKSYQPPRRARALRADGTPGAVFELGRSLPVALFRASHARQAVLITVGLTVAALLAGRSTRESALVLVTVLVGQVVLGWHNDVVDAERDKAHARENKPIAAGYLDKGTVTFFIAVAILALVPLSISHGLASGLVWLGIVLVGLLTNAGLLRRSQFSYLPWMVTFGLFPVFLSYGGWGGDGAGGPPTIAITVCSALLGIGAHVLASLPGLVDDNKDGSNSFPLKIALRTGAPRLLLLAGTYTAIVGAALLTAAFTSGLVQ; translated from the coding sequence ATGCCTGCCAAGAGCTACCAGCCTCCACGCCGCGCCCGTGCGTTGCGCGCCGACGGCACGCCCGGAGCGGTCTTCGAGCTCGGGCGGAGCCTGCCGGTGGCGTTGTTCCGCGCAAGCCACGCCCGGCAAGCCGTGCTCATCACGGTCGGCCTGACCGTGGCTGCGCTGCTGGCCGGCCGCAGCACCCGTGAGTCCGCGCTGGTGCTGGTCACGGTGCTGGTGGGCCAGGTCGTGCTGGGGTGGCACAACGACGTGGTCGACGCCGAACGCGACAAGGCCCACGCCCGCGAGAACAAGCCGATCGCCGCGGGCTATCTCGACAAGGGCACGGTGACGTTCTTCATCGCGGTCGCGATCCTGGCACTCGTGCCGCTGTCGATCTCCCACGGCCTGGCCTCCGGGCTGGTCTGGCTCGGCATCGTCCTCGTCGGCCTCCTCACCAACGCCGGCCTCCTGCGTCGCAGCCAGTTCTCCTACCTTCCCTGGATGGTCACCTTCGGCCTGTTCCCCGTGTTCCTGTCGTACGGCGGCTGGGGCGGCGACGGCGCTGGCGGTCCCCCGACCATCGCGATCACCGTCTGCTCGGCACTGCTGGGCATCGGCGCCCACGTGTTGGCCTCACTGCCCGGCCTGGTCGACGACAACAAGGACGGCTCCAACAGCTTCCCGCTCAAGATCGCCCTGAGGACCGGGGCGCCGCGACTCCTGCTGCTGGCCGGCACCTACACCGCAATCGTGGGTGCGGCGCTCCTCACCGCCGCGTTCACCTCCGGACTCGTCCAGTGA
- a CDS encoding C39 family peptidase encodes MDFPRSRSSRIAVQTAVLLLAGSLSTAAVAPAGAAPGPRVAVQAQKAPSAQVLTKRWSSTKNFNNGTKQGITVRKGSMRIGDAPRRTRVRDPFADKPARTMDYARWVSPWKAVGFDATNVIPSWNARAPRGTFVRINIRTRSATGTSSWDRVADWTHAEQGMHRHSGGAQTDDLNKLLTDTLVSQGTSRIRAVQVRLTLLRPAGSTTTPVLDSAGFVAASFTSRTPATSPTTMTARTRLDVPKFSQMTHQGHYPQWDNGGEAWCSPTSTAMVLRYYGTGPSPADYAWTGETDGQVDHAARYAYDYSYQGAGNWPFNTAYAGSFGTDAFVTRLMDLRGAERLIRKGIPVVTSIAFSRGGLDGSPLTSTPGHLVVIVGFTADGRVIVNDPAAPENSTVRRTYRRDQFERAWLGGSGGVAYVVRAPR; translated from the coding sequence ATGGACTTCCCCCGTAGTCGCTCGTCCCGCATCGCCGTCCAGACCGCCGTGCTGCTCCTCGCCGGGTCGCTCTCGACCGCCGCAGTGGCGCCGGCCGGAGCTGCCCCCGGGCCGCGTGTCGCGGTCCAGGCCCAGAAGGCGCCGTCGGCGCAGGTCCTCACCAAGCGCTGGAGCTCGACGAAGAACTTCAACAACGGCACCAAGCAGGGCATCACGGTCCGCAAGGGCTCGATGCGCATCGGCGACGCCCCCCGCAGGACGAGGGTGCGGGATCCGTTCGCCGACAAGCCGGCCCGCACGATGGACTACGCACGCTGGGTCTCGCCCTGGAAGGCCGTCGGGTTCGACGCCACCAACGTGATCCCCTCGTGGAACGCGCGGGCTCCGCGCGGCACGTTCGTCCGCATCAACATCCGCACCCGTTCCGCCACCGGCACCAGCAGCTGGGACCGGGTCGCTGACTGGACCCACGCCGAGCAGGGGATGCACCGTCACTCGGGTGGCGCGCAGACCGACGACCTGAACAAGCTGCTCACCGACACCCTGGTCAGCCAGGGCACCAGCCGGATCCGCGCGGTGCAGGTGCGGCTCACCCTGCTCCGCCCGGCTGGCTCGACGACCACCCCCGTCCTCGACTCGGCAGGCTTCGTGGCGGCGAGCTTCACCAGCCGCACGCCGGCGACGTCACCGACCACGATGACGGCGAGGACGCGGCTGGACGTCCCGAAGTTCTCCCAGATGACCCACCAGGGCCACTACCCGCAGTGGGACAACGGCGGCGAGGCGTGGTGCTCTCCGACGTCGACGGCGATGGTGCTGCGCTACTACGGCACCGGTCCGTCCCCGGCTGACTACGCGTGGACCGGAGAGACCGATGGCCAGGTCGACCACGCCGCGCGCTACGCCTACGACTACAGCTACCAGGGCGCCGGCAACTGGCCGTTCAACACGGCGTACGCCGGCAGCTTCGGCACGGACGCGTTCGTCACCCGGCTGATGGACCTGCGCGGTGCGGAGAGGTTGATCCGGAAGGGCATCCCGGTGGTCACCTCGATCGCGTTCTCGCGCGGCGGCCTCGACGGATCCCCGTTGACGTCGACGCCGGGCCACCTGGTGGTGATCGTCGGCTTCACCGCCGACGGCCGGGTGATCGTCAACGACCCGGCGGCACCGGAGAACTCCACCGTGCGCCGGACCTACCGTCGTGACCAGTTCGAGCGAGCCTGGCTGGGCGGCTCCGGCGGCGTCGCCTACGTGGTCCGCGCGCCCAGGTAG
- a CDS encoding response regulator transcription factor produces the protein MTRVLVVEDEESYSDALAYMLRKEGFEVAIANTGPDALAEFDRAGADIVLLDLMLPGLPGTEVCRQIRQTSTVPVIMVSAKDDEVDKVVGLELGADDYVTKPYSPRELVARIRAVLRRGQEPDLAPATLEAGPVRMDVERHVVTVGGEEQRLPLKEFELLEMFLRNPGRVLTRGQLIDRVWGSDYVGDTKTLDVHVKRLRAKLEDDPGEPKLLVTVRGLGYKLDL, from the coding sequence GTGACCCGGGTACTTGTCGTCGAGGACGAAGAGAGCTACAGCGACGCCTTGGCGTACATGCTGCGCAAGGAAGGCTTCGAGGTGGCGATCGCCAACACCGGCCCCGACGCCCTCGCCGAGTTCGATCGGGCGGGGGCCGACATCGTGCTGCTCGACCTCATGCTCCCCGGCCTGCCCGGGACCGAGGTGTGCCGCCAGATCCGCCAGACCTCCACCGTTCCGGTGATCATGGTCAGCGCCAAGGACGACGAGGTCGACAAGGTCGTCGGCCTCGAGCTGGGCGCCGACGACTACGTCACCAAGCCCTACTCACCCCGCGAGCTGGTGGCGCGGATCCGCGCCGTACTGCGCCGCGGTCAGGAGCCCGACCTCGCGCCGGCCACCCTCGAGGCCGGCCCGGTGCGGATGGATGTCGAGCGCCACGTGGTGACGGTCGGTGGCGAGGAGCAGCGCCTCCCGCTCAAGGAGTTCGAGCTGCTGGAGATGTTCCTGCGCAACCCGGGCCGGGTGCTGACCCGCGGCCAGCTGATCGACCGGGTGTGGGGTTCCGACTACGTCGGCGACACCAAGACCCTCGACGTCCACGTGAAGCGGCTGCGGGCCAAGCTCGAGGACGACCCGGGCGAGCCCAAGCTCCTGGTCACCGTGCGCGGCCTCGGCTACAAGCTCGACCTCTGA